In Pseudobacter ginsenosidimutans, the following are encoded in one genomic region:
- a CDS encoding flavin reductase family protein — MIIDLKNISTVERQNYLQHAIAPRPICFASTIGADGQVNLSPFSFFNLFSSNPPVVIFSPARRVRDNTTKHTLQNVLEVPEVVINIVDYDMVQQTSLASCEFPRNINEFGPSGFTPEPATLVKPPMVKESKVKMECHVMEIKPLGTEGGAGNLVICEVLRMHIHDSILNEKNFIDQRKLHHVARLGGDWYCKVDESNLFQVEKPNVKLGIGIDALPAHIRSSKILNGNNLGQLGNVHEMPIIDPSFHDDTLKNIFQYYSVNPDEMEKELHTYAKQLLDQGKVQDAWQILLATN, encoded by the coding sequence ATGATCATCGATCTCAAGAATATCTCTACTGTTGAAAGACAGAATTACCTGCAACACGCTATCGCGCCAAGACCGATCTGTTTCGCCAGCACTATCGGTGCAGATGGACAGGTGAACCTGAGCCCCTTCAGTTTTTTCAATCTCTTCTCTTCCAATCCCCCGGTGGTGATCTTTTCACCGGCACGCCGTGTGCGCGACAATACCACCAAGCACACACTGCAAAATGTATTGGAAGTTCCGGAAGTGGTGATCAATATCGTGGACTACGATATGGTGCAGCAGACCAGCCTCGCCAGTTGCGAGTTTCCCCGAAACATCAATGAGTTTGGCCCTTCCGGCTTTACGCCCGAACCTGCCACTCTCGTAAAACCTCCGATGGTGAAGGAAAGTAAAGTGAAGATGGAATGCCATGTAATGGAGATCAAACCGCTCGGTACGGAAGGCGGCGCCGGCAATCTCGTGATCTGCGAAGTGCTGCGCATGCATATCCACGATAGTATCCTCAACGAAAAGAATTTCATCGACCAGCGCAAGCTGCACCATGTGGCCCGCCTTGGCGGCGACTGGTACTGCAAAGTGGATGAAAGCAATCTTTTCCAGGTGGAAAAGCCGAATGTAAAACTGGGGATCGGTATCGATGCCTTACCTGCGCATATCCGCAGCAGTAAGATCCTGAATGGTAATAACCTGGGACAACTCGGCAATGTGCATGAAATGCCCATCATCGATCCATCTTTCCATGATGATACCCTGAAGAATATTTTCCAGTATTATTCCGTGAACCCGGATGAGATGGAAAAAGAACTGCATACCTACGCCAAACAACTCCTGGACCAGGGCAAAGTGCAGGACGCCTGGCAGATCCTCCTCGCTACCAATTAA